A single region of the Undibacterium piscinae genome encodes:
- a CDS encoding beta-ketoacyl synthase chain length factor — translation MSTARLSFSIASHAAWAPGVESAAAWQAWAQAPHPFAAQGEPKLAEMPPMLRRRAGFLGKMALQVAYQCSDGRRDLPTVFCSRHGEVARAVELIDALVRAEPLSPTAFGLAVHNASAGLFSIARADQANTLALAAGASSVEHAVLEACSLLADGNTEVLLVVYDDSLPAIFSEFQDCQEQPHAWAWLMVAAAEQPVHLEWSACSSAPLAVTQGLPVSLAILQFQLSGAASLERQLDGRCWRWSRDA, via the coding sequence ATGAGCACAGCGCGGCTGAGTTTCTCTATCGCTAGCCATGCCGCTTGGGCTCCTGGAGTGGAGAGTGCTGCGGCCTGGCAGGCTTGGGCGCAGGCACCGCATCCGTTCGCGGCGCAAGGCGAGCCTAAGCTGGCCGAGATGCCGCCTATGTTGCGCCGGCGTGCCGGTTTTTTAGGCAAGATGGCGCTACAAGTGGCGTATCAATGTAGCGATGGGCGGCGTGATCTGCCTACGGTATTTTGTTCGCGACACGGCGAAGTGGCGCGTGCGGTGGAGTTGATCGATGCTTTAGTGCGCGCTGAGCCGCTCTCGCCGACCGCTTTTGGTTTGGCGGTGCATAACGCTAGTGCCGGGCTATTTTCGATAGCGCGCGCTGATCAGGCCAATACTCTGGCGCTGGCGGCGGGTGCCAGCAGTGTCGAACATGCGGTGCTAGAGGCTTGCAGCCTGTTGGCAGACGGCAATACTGAGGTCTTGCTGGTGGTCTATGATGATTCTTTGCCAGCCATATTCTCGGAATTTCAGGACTGCCAGGAACAGCCGCATGCCTGGGCCTGGTTGATGGTGGCGGCCGCCGAACAGCCTGTGCACCTAGAGTGGAGCGCCTGCAGCAGCGCGCCATTGGCCGTTACACAGGGGCTGCCGGTGAGTTTGGCAATTTTGCAATTTCAGTTATCCGGTGCCGCCAGCTTAGAGCGCCAGCTCGATGGACGATGCTGGCGCTGGAGCCGGGATGCCTGA
- a CDS encoding DUF1857 family protein, whose amino-acid sequence MKFEHLVEINELHNPLTEVITREQLWRGLVLRAESPKLFVTYIDEASISERTEVSMSRSLRYGELTVVDTVSLVHLEHVHYHVAEQKDIPQSSLRMSIEEPAQHALFVRFAYDDGHSAEEDLANEVYNDYRRSAYQEADIDTVRLIREMAEYGRLNGPLS is encoded by the coding sequence ATGAAATTCGAACACTTAGTAGAAATCAATGAACTGCACAACCCGCTGACGGAAGTCATCACGCGCGAACAACTGTGGCGCGGCCTGGTATTGCGGGCAGAATCGCCGAAATTATTCGTCACCTACATCGACGAGGCCAGCATTAGCGAGCGTACCGAAGTGAGTATGTCGCGCAGCCTGCGCTATGGCGAACTGACCGTAGTCGATACGGTTAGCCTGGTGCATCTGGAACATGTGCATTACCACGTGGCAGAGCAGAAAGACATCCCGCAATCGTCGTTGCGCATGAGCATAGAAGAACCGGCACAGCATGCGCTCTTCGTACGCTTCGCCTATGACGACGGCCACAGCGCCGAAGAAGATCTGGCCAACGAGGTGTATAACGATTACCGTCGCTCCGCTTATCAGGAAGCAGATATCGACACCGTACGCCTGATACGCGAAATGGCGGAATACGGTCGCCTTAACGGGCCGCTTTCCTGA
- a CDS encoding DUF4405 domain-containing protein yields the protein MAPHWQQRQQHFRLERWHRRSLYALVAALTLSGAVWLIAHFFLRQASEFGETLHPWEHPAIQVHGGLAMIALFLTGALLQLHMRRAHRAGRNRASGWSMVAAFAALSISGYGLYYLAAEQSRFWWSGTHWLLGLALPLLLLLHILIGRKAIQHS from the coding sequence CTGGCGCCACATTGGCAGCAGCGACAGCAGCATTTCCGTCTGGAACGCTGGCATCGCCGTTCGCTGTATGCACTCGTCGCTGCGCTGACCTTGTCCGGTGCCGTCTGGCTGATCGCGCACTTTTTCTTGCGCCAGGCCAGCGAATTCGGCGAAACCCTGCACCCCTGGGAGCATCCGGCGATACAGGTGCATGGCGGCTTGGCGATGATCGCGCTGTTTTTGACCGGTGCGCTATTGCAGTTGCATATGCGGCGCGCCCACAGGGCCGGCCGCAATCGCGCCAGCGGCTGGAGTATGGTCGCCGCATTCGCGGCACTCAGCATCAGCGGTTATGGCCTGTATTATCTGGCCGCTGAGCAAAGCCGGTTCTGGTGGTCGGGCACCCATTGGCTACTCGGTCTGGCCTTACCTTTACTGTTATTGCTGCATATCTTGATAGGGCGCAAGGCAATCCAACATAGTTAG